The following proteins come from a genomic window of Crassostrea angulata isolate pt1a10 chromosome 1, ASM2561291v2, whole genome shotgun sequence:
- the LOC128158582 gene encoding protein lifeguard 3-like — MSAPAMPPPSYNQAAGYPPDDSKNQGGYPPQAGYPPQAGYPPQAGYPPQAGYPPQTGGYPPQYGAGYNQPTNYGYGSPEPESRDPEPTFVGGSFSDKAVRRGFIRKVYLVLMVQLLVTFGFAFMFSYVKPLKEWMQTTGAWFYYLGYGIFLVTYFVLVCVPSVRRKTPGNFICLGIFTIALSWMVGTISSFYSTNSVLVAAGITAAVCLSISLFAIQTKIDFTMCSGLLFALVMVLFFFGWSVMIVYFTVGYSYILDCVWGGLAALVFSLFLIYDTQMVVGGKKHELDPEEYIYGALQIYIDIVYLFLIILSIFGKSN, encoded by the exons ATGTCGGCTCCAGCAATGCCTCCACCTTCCTACAACCAGGCTGCAG GCTACCCACCAGATGACTCAAAAAATCAGGGTGGATATCCACCACAAGCGGGATATCCACCTCAGGCAGGATATCCACCTCAGGCAGGATATCCACCACAGGCAGGATATCCACCCCAAACAGGTGGCTACCCTCCTCAATATGGAGCAGGGTATAATCAGCCAACTAATTATG GCTATGGAAGTCCTGAACCAGAATCTCGTGACCCCGAGCCAACATTTGTTGGGGGGAGCTTCAGTGATAAAGCAGTAAGACGTGGCTTCATCAGAAAG GTGTACCTGGTACTGATGGTACAGTTGTTGGTGACTTTTGGATTTGCTTTCATGTTTTCTTATGT gaaacCTCTTAAAGAATGGATGCAGACTACTGGAGCTTGGTTCTACTACTTGGGATA TGGGATTTTCCTTGTTACATACTTTGTCCTGGTCTGTGTTCCCTCTGTCAGACGGAAAACCCCAGGAAACTTCATATGCCTGGGAATCTTT ACTATTGCGTTGTCTTGGATGGTTGGAACAATTAGTAG CTTCTACTCCACCAACTCTGTCCTTGTGGCAGCAGGAATCACCGCGGCGGTGTGTCTGTCCATCTCCTTGTTCGCCATCCAGACAAAG ATTGACTTCACCATGTGCTCCGGCCTCCTGTTCGCCCTGGTGATGGTACTTTTCTTTTTCGGCTGGTCTGTCATGATTGTCTACTTCACCGTTGGATACAGCTAT atcCTTGACTGTGTCTGGGGAGGACTTGCTGCCCTGGTCTTCTCACTG TTCCTCATCTATGACACACAGATGGTTGTTGGGGGTAAGAAGCATGAATTGGACCCAGAGGAGTACATTTACGGTGCCCTCCAGATCTACATTGACATCGTCTATCTTTTCCTTATCATTCTTTCCATTTTTGGAAAGAGCAACTAG
- the LOC128165589 gene encoding uncharacterized protein LOC128165589: MAVQVVYRRISLHKAAEENDIVYLENALLDGNFDSEVNLKDKNGNTVLHCLLNSNTFTDLEEVKRGIQILINGGADINLQNNNGETPLHSVINNYLESIPEIIRYLLTHGKDYQMTTQDNDGYSLFHMFMSDFSDHVKEKENYREILREKENFIQSLLRGEILSFNAPALLNQKENNDYSAFYTYIGNSSCSADTVQLMVDCGSDVNTSSKIGTTPLMETILRRRSEIAEILLKAGANPNQTDIFGQTCIFRVFTNSCFELLKQYGANFCIKDKFGRSPITNIALYTPEDLPSSSIVISQNFSEHLPVFENFLAAGVDCSSVDVHGSSVLHYAAWYGEIAMIRALIQHGANLDAQDNNGFTPLDLALHVGNDHIYGLLGKPDSEISEPGYETKYCRLFINQEETENMKFVLKDTVGINDDPAILLTSLISSSRLGMTSLRPETRQITSEVTTLMQKIATVVGRINPLFSCTVYPTGSSAEGTKIGDPAEFDFVFCLDNFSKLCIPCQDDEILNSGFVRLEAISNSCEDLQKLQTFLDGTILSAHLIRGAFQDLITAALNEPEVWTFKHLYFDGLLGYPTDKPILKLELHWFGSIMKHMIVGVDIVPGVLMPDWRPKESITDIPICPDGEQFLLIFHSPECSQWKDKDNEHLVRISSSLMEKQYLRSLPQICIESYAAAKILKSINFSPKVQFNEDNFEKFESPEFRILDESMLQKSDERQVKRSIKTHTNEEVGTVTEKDSDKCLMSIVQSNVSEKQSGDLKTNEQQREHNGVSPWIMEIDGSYNVRKLFTPKDQSIKKKKIYFDAQMGMNCKTSVYESEKHKLIYFKPYEIEPNSAEMDETNESEKKDIYEETETLDDETNLACSEENSLSEGEDGLSTDDNEDNERDFVRVDEDNEKVCSIDNDEEDDCSIEEEMDEKDCSVDNDEEDDCSIEEEMDEKDCSIENDKDDEEGGEEKDYEEDDDEEREEDDIEWEGGDVVSASDEISSYMLKTCLFYVLREDKSNTFTLLELTIKIYEKLQAFAKEYRLPYYFLPYMDVFTFVNSHIRVIPDNELEVARKQSCERIRVLCNVILGILKQKKT, encoded by the coding sequence ATGGCGGTGCAGGTTGTTTATAGGAGGATCTCCCTTCACAAAGCCGCAGAAGAAAACGATATAGTCTATCTCGAGAATGCTTTGCTGGATGGAAACTTTGACTCTGAAGTAAATCTCAAGGATAAGAATGGGAATACTGTGTTACATTGTCTTCTGAATTCTAATACATTCACAGACTTGGAGGAAGTAAAACGAGGAATTCAGATCCTTATTAACGGCGGGGCAGACATCAACCTACAAAACAACAATGGTGAAACTCCTCTTCATTCGGTGATTAACAACTACTTAGAATCTATTCCTGAGATTATTAGATACCTACTAACTCATGGAAAGGATTACCAAATGACTACACAGGACAATGATGGGTACTCGCTGTTTCATATGTTTATGTCAGATTTCAGTGATCATGTCAAAGAAAAGGAGAATTACCGGGAAATactgagagagaaagagaactTCATTCAGAGTTTACTTCGCGGGGAAATATTGAGTTTCAACGCCCCTGCATTGttaaatcaaaaagaaaacaatgacTACTCAGCATTCTATACGTATATCGGAAACTCGTCCTGCTCTGCTGATACAGTCCAACTAATGGTTGACTGTGGTAGCGATGTAAACACTTCGTCCAAAATAGGAACAACGCCCCTCATGGAGACGATATTAAGGAGACGTTCCGAAATCGCTGAGATTCTATTAAAGGCAGGGGCGAACCCGAATCAAACAGACATATTTGGCCAAACCTGTATTTTTCGAGTCTTCACAAACAGTTGTTTTGAATTGCTGAAACAGTATGGCGCGAATTTCTGCATAAAAGACAAATTTGGAAGAAGTCCAATCACAAACATCGCCCTGTATACCCCTGAAGATCTTCCCTCGTCAAGCATTGTCATCTCTCAGAATTTTTCCGAGCATTTACCGGTTTTTGAGAATTTTCTCGCTGCTGGAGTAGACTGCAGCTCTGTAGACGTACATGGTTCTTCTGTACTTCACTATGCCGCGTGGTACGGGGAAATAGCAATGATCAGAGCACTCATTCAACATGGGGCAAATCTGGATGCCCAAGATAACAATGGTTTTACACCACTAGATCTAGCATTGCATGTGGGTAACGATCATATATACGGTCTCCTTGGTAAACCAGATTCAGAGATCAGTGAACCTGGTTATGAAACAAAGTACTGCAGACTTTTCATAAATCAAGAAGAGACagaaaatatgaaattcgtCTTGAAAGACACTGTAGGGATAAATGATGATCCAGCTATTCTTTTGACGTCGCTAATCAGTTCTTCAAGGCTTGGGATGACGTCACTGAGACCCGAAACGAGGCAGATCACGTCTGAAGTCACAACTCTAATGCAAAAGATAGCGACAGTTGTTGGCAGGATCAATCCACTTTTCTCTTGTACAGTTTACCCAACCGGAAGCTCGGCCGAAGGCACAAAAATTGGCGATCCCGCCGAATTTGATTTCGTATTTTGCTTGGATAACTTTTCAAAGCTTTGCATACCATGCCAGGATGACGAAATTTTAAATAGTGGATTCGTTCGTTTAGAGGCAATCTCCAATTCCTGTGAAGACTTGCAAAAGTTACAAACATTTCTTGATGGAACAATTCTCTCAGCACATCTAATTCGAGGTGCTTTTCAGGACCTTATTACCGCAGCTCTAAACGAACCTGAGGTGTGGACGtttaaacatttgtattttgacGGTCTTCTCGGGTACCCAACCGACAAACCGATTTTAAAGCTTGAACTTCACTGGTTTGGTAGCATCATGAAGCATATGATTGTGGGTGTGGATATTGTTCCCGGTGTATTGATGCCAGACTGGAGACCAAAGGAGTCCATTACAGATATACCCATATGTCCTGATGGTGAAcagtttcttttgatttttcacTCACCAGAATGCAGTCAATGGAAAGACAAAGACAACGAGCATTTGGTGAGGATATCAAGTTCCTTGATGGAGAAACAGTACCTGAGAAGTCTTCCGCAGATATGTATTGAGAGCTACGCGGCAGCAAAAATTTTAAAGAGCATTAACTTCTCCCCTAAAGTGCAGTTTAATGAAGATAACTTTGAAAAGTTTGAATCTCCAGAGTTTAGAATTTTAGACGAGTCAATGCTACAGAAATCAGATGAAAGACAAGTTAAAAGGAGTATTAAGACCCATACAAATGAAGAAGTCGGAACTGTCACGGAGAAGGACTCTGATAAATGTTTAATGTCTATTGTACAAAGCAACGTGTCTGAAAAACAATCTGGGGACTTAAAAACAAACGAACAGCAAAGGGAGCACAACGGTGTTTCGCCATGGATTATGGAAATTGACGGCAGTTACAATGTTCGTAAGTTATTCACCCCAAAGGACCAATCcataaagaagaagaaaatataCTTTGATGCACAAATGGGAATGAACTGTAAAACTTCAGTTTATGAAAGTGAAAAACACAAACTGATCTATTTTAAACCTTATGAGATTGAGCCTAATTCCGCTGAAATGGACGAGACTAATGAATCAGAAAAGAAAGATATTTATGAAGAGACAGAAACTCTAGATGACGAAACAAACTTGGCATGTAGTGAAGAAAACAGTCTATCAGAAGGAGAGGATGGTTTATCTACTGATGATAATGAAGATAATGAGAGAGATTTCGTAAGGGTTGATGAAGATAACGAGAAAGTTTGTTCAATTGATAACGATGAAGAGGACGATTGTTCGATTGAAGAGGAAATGGATGAGAAAGATTGTTCAGTTGATAACGATGAAGAGGACGATTGTTCGATTGAAGAGGAAATGGACGAGAAAGATTGTTCGATTGAAAACGATAAAGATGATGAAGAAGGCGGTGAGGAAAAAGATTATGAAGAAGACGATGACGAAGAAAGAGAAGAAGATGATATTGAATGGGAGGGTGGTGATGTCGTATCTGCCTCAGACGAGATTTCAAGTTATATGTTAAAAACctgtttattttatgttttacgAGAAGACAAATCGAATACATTTACTTTGCTAGAATTGACTATTAAGATATATGAAAAGCTACAGGCGTTCGCCAAGGAATATCGTTTACCTTATTATTTCCTTCCCTACATGGAcgtatttacatttgtaaattcTCACATAAGGGTAATCCCAGACAATGAGCTAGAAGTGGCAAGAAAACAAAGTTGTGAGAGAATTCGTGTATTATGTAATGTAATTTTaggaatattaaaacaaaagaaaacgtGA
- the LOC128167196 gene encoding probable acyl-CoA dehydrogenase 6, which produces MSTNMLLNKIVRPSRNFVKLGRQSKRLCSTHVERKKSSDNSNGLFTEEHQQLRDTLKKIIDKEINPYVDQWEQEGQFPAKKVFKTLGNAGLLGVTKPTEYGGLGLDYTYSVALAEELGNINCGGVPMAIGVQTDMSTPALAKFGSDKLKREFLAPSISGDFVSCIGVSEVGGGSDVASVKTTAVKKDGDYIINGGKMWITNGAQADWMCLLANTSEGPAHRNKSLICLPMNLPGITVAKKIDKMGMRCSDTAQIYFEDVRVPQDHVIGEEGMGFTYQMLQFQEERLYGAAATVQPLDNLIASTADYCRQRKVFGSPLLNNQTIHFRLAELSTEVECLRSLIYRSVGDYVSGQDVTRLASMCKLKAGRLAREVTDSCLQFWGGMGFTNEVLVSRFYRDFRLLSIGGGADEVMLSIICKYMNTLPKPPKQN; this is translated from the exons ATGTCAACAAATATGTTGTTGAACAAGATCGTTAGGCCTAGTAGAAATTTTGTGAAATTAGGGAGACAAAGTAAAAGACTATGTTCAACTCACGTTGAACGGAAGAAATCGAGTGATAATTCAAACGGATTATTTACAGAGGAACACCAGCAATTGCGAGATACATTGAAAAAG ATAATTGACAAGGAGATCAATCCGTATGTTGACCAATGGGAACAAGAGGGGCAGTTTCCTGCCAAGAAAGTGTTCAAAACTTTGGGAAATGCGGGTCTTCTTGGTGTCACCAAACCCACAG AATATGGAGGTTTGGGCCTGGACTACACCTACAGTGTGGCTTTAGCAGAAGAATTAGGCAACATTAACTGTGGTGGTGTTCCTATGGCTATCGGTGTTCAGACCGACATGTCAACTCCAGCACTGGCCAA ATTTGGCAGTGACAAACTCAAGAGAGAGTTTCTAGCTCCATCTATATCTGGTGATTTTGTGTCCTGTATTGGGGTCAGTGAGGTCGGGGGAGGATCAGATGTGGCTA GTGTGAAAACTACAGCTGTTAAAAAGGATGGAGATTACATTATCAATGGTGGAAAAATGTGGATCACTAACGGAGCCCAGGCAGATTGGATGTGTCTCCTGGCAAACACTAGTGAGGGTCCAGCACACAGGAACAAGTCACTCATCTGTCTCCCAATGAACTTACCAG GAATCACCGTTGCAAAAAAGATTGACAAGATGGGCATGAGGTGTTCTGACACTGCCCAGATTTACTTTGAGGATGTACGGGTTCCTCAGGATCATGTAATCGGGGAGGAGGGGATGGGGTTCACGTACCAGATGCTGCAATTCCAGGAAGAGCGACTATATGGAGCAGCTGCCA CTGTGCAGCCCCTTGATAATTTGATCGCATCAACTGCTGATTACTGCAGACAGAGGAAGGTTTTTGGCTCACCTCTCCTAAACAACCAGACCATACACTTCAGGCTAGCAGAACTGTCCACGGAGGTGGAGTGTCTCAGGTCGCTGATCTACCGTAGTGTGG GCGACTACGTTAGCGGACAGGATGTAACAAGACTAGCCTCCATGTGTAAGCTGAAGGCAGGGCGCCTGGCTCGGGAGGTCACAGACTCCTGTCTCCAGTTCTGGGGAGGGATGGGCTTCACTAACGAGGTCCTAGTAAGCAGGTTCTACAG